The following coding sequences lie in one Anticarsia gemmatalis isolate Benzon Research Colony breed Stoneville strain chromosome 16, ilAntGemm2 primary, whole genome shotgun sequence genomic window:
- the LOC142979580 gene encoding uncharacterized protein LOC142979580 — translation MAWSTVLTLACVVAYVQAHGRLMDPPNRGSLWRFDHKYAKSPANYDDDGMNCGGFYHQWSVNGGKCGICGDPYDQARPRQHELGGKYGLGYIVADYEAGQLISTNVYLSASHLGFWELRICPEPEDQTQECFDNGYLLELEEGGTKYYPKRGDGSYNVNYWLPSGFTCDHCVLQWQYTAGNNWGVCSNGTQGLGCGNQEQFYTCSDIAISKGGSDNDIDEGHDTTESPNTEATDAPLEVSSPLFDHLTQGFLDLNPIGEDLEDIKVMASNDLDLD, via the exons ATGGCTTGGAGTACGGTGTTAACCCTGGCATGCGTGGTGGCGTACGTGCAAGCCCACGGCCGCCTCATGGACCCGCCCAACAGAGGCTCTCTGTGGCGCTTCGACCACAAGTACGCGAAGTCACCGGCTAACTATGACGACGATGGCATGAACTGCGGCGGCTTTTACCATCAGTGGTCTGTTAATGGTGGCAA ATGCGGTATTTGCGGCGACCCGTACGACCAGGCGCGACCACGGCAACACGAACTAGGAGGCAAATATGGTCTAGGATACATCGTAGCAGACTACGAGGCTGGCCAGCTCATATCCACCAACGTGTACCTCAGTGCCTCTCACCTCGGCTTCTGGGAACTACGCATCTGTCCAGAACCAGAAGACCAGACACAAGAGTGCTTTGACAACGGCTACCTCCTCGAACTCGAAGAAGGTGGCACAAAATACTACCCCAAAAGAGGCGATGGTTCCTACAATGTCAATTACTGGCTTCCATCTGGGTTTACCTGCGACCACTGCGTTTTACAATGGCAGTATACAGCTGGGAATAACTGGGGAGTCTGTTCTAACGGTACCCAAGGTCTTGGCTGTGGAAACCAGGAACAGTTCTACACATGCTCTGATATTGCTATCAGCAAAGGTGGTAGCGATAATGACATTGATGAAGGACATGATACGACGGAATCTCCTAATACGGAAGCTACTGATGCCCCTCTCGAAGTGTCTTCGCCCTTGTTTGATCATCTGACTCAAGGTTTCTTGGACTTGAACCCAATAGGTGAGGACCTTGAAGACATTAAGGTTATGGCGTCAAATGACTTAGATTTGGATTAA